In the Purpureocillium takamizusanense chromosome 5, complete sequence genome, one interval contains:
- a CDS encoding uncharacterized protein (COG:S~EggNog:ENOG503P5FY~SECRETED:SignalP(1-17~SECRETED:cutsite=AQA-VN~SECRETED:prob=0.8963)), which produces MHFTSLVVAALLSVAQAVNVHVVAVGKNPMNNQTGIKFYPEKLTAKAGDMVQFQFHAGNHTVTQSNFDRPCVPLSTSNSSAVGVWSSFMPAAASAAKGQIPVFTMMVNDTKPIWLFCSQGLHCQEGMVMVINENIQANASRSLDNYKKIATTAEKGNIEIPGGGSGGNGGGNGGGNGNNGGGSRTSPGGVGGSPSGTQSPVTSAPISAAALPSFHPSTALLLIGAAFMLL; this is translated from the exons ATGCATTTCACGTCTCTCGTTGTGGCCGCTCTGTTGAGCGTTGCCCAAG CCGTCAatgtccacgtcgtcgccgtgggcaAGAACCCCATGAACAACCAGACGGGCATCAAGTTCTACCCGGAGAAGCTCACCgccaaggcgggcgacaTGGTGCAGTTCCAGTTCCACGCCGGCAACCACACCGTAACGCAGTCCAACTTTGACCGCCCCTGCGTGCCCCTATCGACGAGCAACTcgagcgccgtcggcgtctggTCGTCCTTtatgcccgccgccgccagcgccgccaagggcCAGATCCCCGTCTTCACCATGATGGTCAACGACACCAAGCCCATCTGGCTCTTCTGCAGCCAGGGCCTGCACTGCCAGGAGGGCATGGTCATGGTCATCAACGAGAACATCCAGGCCAACGCCTCCCGCTCCCTCGACAACTACAAGAAGAttgccaccaccgccgagaAGGGCAACATTGAGattcccggcggcggcagcggcggcaacggcggcggcaacggtggtggcaacggcaacaacggtggcggcagcagaaccagccctggcggcgtcggcggctcgccCAGCGGGACCCAGAGCCCGgtgacgtcggcgcccatcAGCGCTGCCGCTCTCCCCAGCTTCCATCCCTCGACGGCTCTGCTGCTCATCGGCGCTGCCTTTATGCTTCTGTAG
- the PET9_3 gene encoding ADP/ATP carrier protein (COG:C~EggNog:ENOG503NWSK~TransMembrane:3 (o116-139i181-200o220-241i)) — MSPSEQQKVLGMPPFVADFLMGGVSAAVSKTAAAPIERVKLLVQNQDEMIKAGRLDRRYNGIGDCFKRTMADEGALSLWRGNTANVIRYFPTQALNFAFRDKFKKMFGFKKERDGYGMWMLGNLASGGAAGATSMLFVYSLDYARTRLANDAKSTKGGGERQFNGLIDVYRKTLASDGIAGLYRGFMPSVAGIIVYRGLYFGMYDSIKPVLLVGPLANNFLASFALGWCVTTGAGIAAYPLDTIRRRMMMTSGEAVKYKNSLDAARQIIAKNGVKSLFNGAGANILRGVAGAGVLSIYDQLQMILFGKAFKGGSG; from the exons ATGTCTCCTTCCGAGCAGCAGAAGGTCCTGGGCATGCCG CCCTTCGTGGCGGACTTCCTGA TGGGTGGTGtttccgccgccgtctcgaagactgccgccgctcccatTGAGCGTGTCAAGCTTCTCGTCCAGAACCAGGACGAGATGATCAAGGCTGGCCGTCTTGACCGCCGCTACAACGGCATTGGTGACTGCTTCAAgcgcaccatggccgacgagggcgctcTCTCCCTGTGGCGTGGCAACACTGCCAACGTCATCCGTTACTTCCCCACCCAGGCCCTGAACTTCGCTTTCCGCGACAAGTTCAAGAAGATGTTCGGCTTCAAGAAGGAGCGTGACGGCTACGGCATGTGGATGCTGGGCAACCTGGCCTCCGGTGGT GCTGCCGGTGCCACGTCCATGCTTTTCGTCTACTCCCTGGACTACGCCCGTACCCGTCTTGCCAATGACGCCAAGTCTACCAAGGGTGGCGGTGAGCGCCAGTTCAACGGTCTCATCGACGTCTACCGCAAGACCCTCGCCTCTGACGGTATTGCCGGTCTCTACCGTGGTTTCATGCCCTCTGTCGCTGGTATCATCGTCTACCGTGGTCTGTACTTCGGCATGTACGACTCCATCAAGCCTGTTCTCCTGGTCGGTCCCCTTGCCAACAACTTCCTGGCCTCGTTCGCTCTCGGCTGGTGCGTCACCACTGGTGCCGGTATCGCTGCCTACCCTCTGGACACCATCCGCCGTCGCATGATGATGACCTctggcgaggccgtcaagtACAAGAACTCTCTCGATGCTGCCCGCCAAATTATTGCCAAGAACGGCGTCAAGTCCCTGTTCAACGGTGCCGGTGCCAACATTCTCCGTGGTGTTGCCGGTGCTGGTGTCCTGTCCATCTACGACCAGCTCCAGATGATCCTCTTCGGCAAGGCCTTCAAGGGCGGCTCTGGTTAA
- a CDS encoding uncharacterized protein (COG:S~EggNog:ENOG503P6KC): MPPKQASGGARGRPKGSKNKRSSTTAAALDSPESSDPFDSPDEQAAAADDDEDAGNRRRTTKTTTRRENNNSGGTAAQDEEAEGEAEKTIPRELLTRVLHEFFAKDATRISRDANAAVGKYVDVFVREAIARAAVDKRSGFLEVDDLEKIAPQLLLDL, from the exons ATGCCGCCAAAGCAAGCCTCGGGAggggcccgcggccgccccaAGGGTAGCAAAAACAAGCgatcgtcgacgacagcagcggcactAGATTCGCCTGAGTCGAGCGACCCGTTCGATTCCCCAGACgagcaagccgccgccgccgacgacgacgaagacgctgGCAATCGAAggcggacgacgaagacAACGACACGACGGGAGAATAACAATAgtggcggcacggcggcgcaggacgaAGAGGCGGAAGGAGAGGCGGAGAAGACGATACCACGGGAGCTGCTGACGCGGGTGCTGCACGAGTTCTTCGCCAAGGACGCGACGAGGATATCGCGGGACGCGAACGCGGCGGTGGGCAAGTACGTGGACGTGTTTGTGCGGGAGGCGAttgcgcgggcggcggtggacaAGCGAAGCGGGTTCCTCGAG GTGGACGATTTGGAAAAGATTGCGCCGCAGCTCCTGCTGGATCTATGA
- a CDS encoding uncharacterized protein (EggNog:ENOG503Q138~COG:L) codes for MILAPTSTMHDNAGDARDYADGGDDSMTPAGGNLEQTEKTIAKIPDILPRERVFPIQIGSELFKLSGASISSDAPSYFSQYFLCQIKSAEERGEDVGVAMRTLYIDRDPATFADIALHLQGYHVTPRDGTHFVRLFADAQFYSLPRLISQLYDESIFTSIGHREFQIPRGLLLASPNSPNYFSLGFAAFFSHPDKVFPGLDREGLIRPPAILPPSVPNRSPDIFAELLLLLQGYPLEIRGDTHRQQLLRDARYFHFKGLEQQLIPHHIGYNPLRRRDEIVLRLENVQKSGIGVVRESRSSSSSNSSSITDPSDGSGGSVTTTTTSSSSDSGGQTPAIWVNYMRPLVDSTPRELVLEIGGDDTRLHVPAPGSSGVGEPSPRAQFFRDTRARVAKLFEVVATKLNLPPTTQPLGLLMGAGGASSQPATPGNTPLSEDLVRVALEPEAAITLDGEVYDAYHLASSSSGGGGGQASNGSGGAEAHPRKRRRRTDDDDDGGEDGNNDEAETWTVRTGQWRLRVQPAATQGGGNNGAGGRLECVLVAVKLDAVSSERARNATRGFLGS; via the exons aTGATACTGGCACCGACATCCACGATGCATGAcaacgccggcgacgccagggactacgccgacggcggcgatgactCGATGACGCCCGCGGGCGGTAACCTCGAGCAGACGGAAAAGACCATCGCCAAGATCCCCGACATCCTCCCCCGCGAGCGCGTCTTTCCCATCCAGATTGGCAGCGAGCTGTTTAAGCTCTCTGGAGCCTCTATATCTTCTGACG CCCCGTCGTACTTTTCGCAGTACTTTCTCTGTCAGATCAAgtcggccgaggagcgcggcgaggacgtgggcGTCGCGATGCGCACCCTGTACATCGACCGCGACCCTGCCACCTTTGCCGACATTGCGCTGCACCTGCAGGGCTACCACGTCACGCCCCGGGACGGCACGCACTTTGTGCGCCTCTTTGCCGACGCGCAGTTCTACAGCC TGCCTCGGCTCATATCCCAGCTTTACGACGAGAGCATCTTCACCTCCATCGGCCACCGCGAGTTCCAGATCCcgcgcgggctgctgctcgccagcCCCAACAGCCCCAACTACTTCTCCCTCGGcttcgccgccttcttctcccaCCCGGACAAGGTCTTCCCGGGGCTCGACCGCGAGGGGCTCAtacgcccgcccgccatcctgccgccctcggtgccCAACCGCTCCCCCGACATcttcgccgagctgctgctcctgctgcaggGCTACCCGCTCGAGATTCGCGGCGACACgcaccgccagcagctcctccgcgaCGCCCGCTACTTCCATTTcaagggcctcgagcagcagctcatccCCCACCACATCGGCTACAACCCGCTGCGCCGGCGTGACGAGATTGTCCTGCGCCTCGAGAACGTGCAGAagagcggcatcggcgtcgtcagGGAGAgtagaagcagcagcagcagcaacagcagcagcatcacggATCCCAGCGACGGCAGTGGCGGTAGCgttaccaccaccaccaccagcagcagcagcgactcgGGCGGGCAGACGCCCGCCATCTGGGTCAACTACATGCGGCCCCTGGTCGACAGCACGCCCCGCGAGCTGGTCCTCGAgattggcggcgacgacacccgCCTACacgtgccggcgccgggcagcagcggcgttggcgagccGTCACCGCGCGCCCAGTTCTTCCgcgacacgcgcgcgcgcgtcgccaaGCTCTTCGAGGTGGTCGCCACCAAGCTCAAcctgccgcccacgacgcagccccttggcctgctcatgggcgccggcggcgccagctccCAGCCCGCCACCCCGGGTAACACCCCGCTGAGCGAGGACCTGGTCCGCGTCGCGCTGGAgcccgaggcggccatcaccctcgacggcgaggtctACGACGCGTACCATCTGGCaagtagcagcagcggcggcggcggtggtcaagccagcaacggcagcggcggcgccgaggcccacCCGCGcaagcgccggcgccgcaccgacgacgacgacgacggcggcgaagacggcaacAACGACGAGGCTGAGACGTGGACCGTCAGGACGGGCCAGTGGCGGCTGCGCgtccagccggcggcgacgcagggTGGCGGCAACAATGGCGCCGGGGGGAGGCTCGAGtgcgtgctcgtcgccgtcaagctcgacgccgtgagctccgagcgcgcgcgcaacgcCACGAGGGGCTTCCTCGGCAGTTGA
- a CDS encoding uncharacterized protein (COG:S~EggNog:ENOG503NVQK) → MQTVPRLISQLYDESIFTSIGHREFQIPRGLLLASPNSPNYFSLGFAAFFSHPDKVFPGLDREGLIRPPAILPPSVPNRSPDIFAELLLLLQGYPLEIRGDTHRQQLLRDARYFHFKGLEQQLIPHHIGYNPLRRRDEIVLRLENVQKSGIGVVRESRSSSSSNSSSITDPSDGSGGSVTTTTTSSSSDSGGQTPAIWVNYMRPLVDSTPRELVLEIGGDDTRLHVPAPGSSGVGEPSPRAQFFRDTRARVAKLFEVVATKLNLPPTTQPLGLLMGAGGASSQPATPGNTPLSEDLVRVALEPEAAITLDGEVYDAYHLASSSSGGGGGQASNGSGGAEAHPRKRRRRTDDDDDGGEDGNNDEAETWTVRTGQWRLRVQPAATQGGGNNGAGGRLECVLVAVKLDAVSSERARNATRGFLGS, encoded by the coding sequence ATGCAAACAGTGCCTCGGCTCATATCCCAGCTTTACGACGAGAGCATCTTCACCTCCATCGGCCACCGCGAGTTCCAGATCCcgcgcgggctgctgctcgccagcCCCAACAGCCCCAACTACTTCTCCCTCGGcttcgccgccttcttctcccaCCCGGACAAGGTCTTCCCGGGGCTCGACCGCGAGGGGCTCAtacgcccgcccgccatcctgccgccctcggtgccCAACCGCTCCCCCGACATcttcgccgagctgctgctcctgctgcaggGCTACCCGCTCGAGATTCGCGGCGACACgcaccgccagcagctcctccgcgaCGCCCGCTACTTCCATTTcaagggcctcgagcagcagctcatccCCCACCACATCGGCTACAACCCGCTGCGCCGGCGTGACGAGATTGTCCTGCGCCTCGAGAACGTGCAGAagagcggcatcggcgtcgtcagGGAGAgtagaagcagcagcagcagcaacagcagcagcatcacggATCCCAGCGACGGCAGTGGCGGTAGCgttaccaccaccaccaccagcagcagcagcgactcgGGCGGGCAGACGCCCGCCATCTGGGTCAACTACATGCGGCCCCTGGTCGACAGCACGCCCCGCGAGCTGGTCCTCGAgattggcggcgacgacacccgCCTACacgtgccggcgccgggcagcagcggcgttggcgagccGTCACCGCGCGCCCAGTTCTTCCgcgacacgcgcgcgcgcgtcgccaaGCTCTTCGAGGTGGTCGCCACCAAGCTCAAcctgccgcccacgacgcagccccttggcctgctcatgggcgccggcggcgccagctccCAGCCCGCCACCCCGGGTAACACCCCGCTGAGCGAGGACCTGGTCCGCGTCGCGCTGGAgcccgaggcggccatcaccctcgacggcgaggtctACGACGCGTACCATCTGGCaagtagcagcagcggcggcggcggtggtcaagccagcaacggcagcggcggcgccgaggcccacCCGCGcaagcgccggcgccgcaccgacgacgacgacgacggcggcgaagacggcaacAACGACGAGGCTGAGACGTGGACCGTCAGGACGGGCCAGTGGCGGCTGCGCgtccagccggcggcgacgcagggTGGCGGCAACAATGGCGCCGGGGGGAGGCTCGAGtgcgtgctcgtcgccgtcaagctcgacgccgtgagctccgagcgcgcgcgcaacgcCACGAGGGGCTTCCTCGGCAGTTGA
- a CDS encoding uncharacterized protein (EggNog:ENOG503Q138~COG:L) — protein MSDFEDEMDVDPAPSKDVTFSAEATKGKRSAANLPVEAEDSLPWVEKYRPVSLDDVSGHHDILATINKFVESNRLPHLLLYGPPGTGKTSTILALARRIYGASNMRQMVLELNASDDRGIDVVREQIKTFASTKQIFSMGGGGGAKGSGGGGSSIAGFKLIILDEADAMTNTAQMALRRIMEKYTVNTRFCIIANYSHKLSPALLSRCTRFRFSPLKEGDIRVLVEKVVEEENVQIGAEAVDALVRLSKGDMRRALNVLQACHASSTPLRPKGAPKVPESEIQRETITTETIYNCIAAPPPDAIKEIVTTLLNTSDVTSCLNTVNALKVTRGLALADIITALSEELSKLEVSPEVMISWLDGLADIEHRVAGGGSETVQTGAVVGVVRSGVELMSR, from the exons ATGTCAGACTTTGAGGATGAGATGGACGTCGACCCCGCGCCGTCCAAGGACGTGACGTTttcggccgaggcgaccaAGGGCAAGCGAAGTGCCGCCAACTTGCCGGTCGAGGCAGAAGACAGCCTGCCATG GGTTGAAAAGTACCGGCCGgtctcgctcgacgacgtctcggGCCACCACGACATCCTCGCCACCATCAACAAGTTCGTCGAGTCGAATCGGCTGCCGCACCTGCTCCTCTACGGCCCGCCCGGGACCGGCAAGACGTCCACGATCCTcgcgctggcgcggcgcatctACGGCGCGTCCAACATGCGGCAGATGGTGCTGGAGCTCAATGCCTCGGACGAccgcggcatcgacgtgGTGCGCGAGCAGATCAAGACGTTTGCCAGCACCAAGCAAATCTTctccatgggcggcggcggtggggcCAagggtagcggcggcggcggcagctccatAGCTGGCTTCAAGCTCATCAtcctggacgaggccgacgccatgacCAACACGGCGCAGATGGCGTTGCGTCGCATCATGGAAAAGTACACAGTCAACACGCGGTTCTGCATCATCGCAAACTACTCGCACAAGCTGAGCCCCGCGCTGCTGAGCCGGTGCACGCGCTTCCGGTTCAGCCCGCTCAAGGAGGGCGACATCCGGGTGCTGGTGGAGaaggtggtggaggaggagaacgTGCAGattggcgccgaggccgttgaCGCGCTCGTCAGGCTCAGCAAGGGAGACATGAGGCGGGCCCTCAACGTCCTGCAGGCCTGCCACGCCTCAA GTACGCCGCTCCGGCCAAAGGGCGCGCCCAAGGTTCCCGAGAGCGAGATCCAGCGCGAGACGATTACGACGGAGACGATATACAACTGCATCGCGGCACCCCCgcccgacgccatcaaggagatTGTGACGACGCTGCTCAACACGTCGGACGTGACGAGCTGCCTCAACACGGTCAACGCGCTGAAAGTCACGAGGGGACTGGCGCTCGCGGACATCATCACGGCGCTGTCGGAGGAGCTGTCGAAGCTGGAGGTAAGCCCAGAGGTCATGATCTCGTggctcgacgggctggcgGACATTGAGCACAgggtggcgggcggtggcagcgaGACGGTGCAGACGGGGGCGGTGGTCGGTGTCGTGAGGAGCGGGGTCGAGCTGATGAGCAGGTAG
- the RPS5 gene encoding ribosomal protein S5 (COG:J~EggNog:ENOG503NVCP) translates to MSDGGDIEVENTVLSDVLPKDVVKEVGNIKLFNKWDYDVEVRDISLTDYISLRNPVYVTHSAGRYAVKRFRKANCPIIERLTNSLMMHGRNNGKKLMAVRIVAHAFEIIHLMTDQNPIQVAVDAIVNCGPREDSTRIGSAGTVRRQAVDVSPLRRVNQAIALLTTGAREASFRNVKSIAECLAEELINAAKGSSNSYAIKKKDELERVAKSNR, encoded by the exons ATGtctgacggcggcgatatCGAGGTCGAGAACACCGTTCTCTCTGACGTCCTCCCCAAGGATGTCGTCAAGGAGGTCGGCAACATCAAGCTGTTCAACAAGTGGGACTACGATGTCGAGGTCCGCGACATCTCCCTGAC TGACTACATCTCTCTGCGAAACCCTGTTTATGTCACCCACTCCGCTGGCCGATATGCCGTCAAGCGCTTCCGCAAGGCCAACTGCCCCATCATCGAGCGATTGACCAACTCGCTCATGATGCACGGCCGCAACAACGGCAAGAAGCTGATGGCTgtgcgcatcgtcgcccacgccTTCGAGATC ATCCACCTCATGACCGACCAGAACCCCATCCAGGTCGCCGTTGATGCCATCGTCAACTGCGGTCCCCGCGAAGACTCTACCCGAATCGGCTCCGCCGGTACCGTCCGCCGACAAGCCGTCGATGTGTCCCCCCTGCGCCGGGTCAACCAGGCTATCGCCCTGCTCACCACCGGTGCCCGCGAGGCCTCTTTCCGCAACGTCAAGTCGATTGCCGAGTGCCTTGCTGAGGAGCTGATcaacgccgccaagggcagcagcaactcgtacgccatcaagaagaaggacgagctggagcgtGTGGCCAAGAGCAACCGATAA
- a CDS encoding uncharacterized protein (COG:S~TransMembrane:1 (o42-60i)~EggNog:ENOG503P3D2) has protein sequence MADSELRQRKPQGDDDKPKKKKSSKSKRKTDDGDDYTPWLDILRVLSFLFVASCGLSYAISGGESWFWGMQNKPSYLSARWWKAQLSGPVHLTPEQLAQYDGSDSEKPLYLAINGTIYDVSNGWRMYGPGGSYSVFAGCDAARAYVTGCFAEDRTPDLRGVEDMFLPLDDAETDAHWTAAELEELRARELEAARERVQSALKHWVDFFANSKKYHRVGYVKRDKDWLDKTPKRELCAGAQRGRRKRIITT, from the exons ATGGCCGACTCAGAGCTACGGCAACGGAAGCCGCaaggcgatgacgacaaacccaagaagaagaaatCCAGCAAGTCGAAGCGAAAgaccgacgatggcgacgactaCACCCCTTGGCTCGACATCCTCCGCGTCCTGAGCTTCCTCTTTGTGGCCTCGTGCGGTCTCAGCTATGCCATCAGCGGCGGGGAGAGCTGGTTTTGGGGCATGCAGAACAAGCCTAGCTACCTCAGCGCGAGGTGGTGGAAGGCCCAATTG AGCGGCCCCGTCCACCTGACGCCCGAGCAGCTGGCCCAGtacgacggcagcgactcCGAGAAGCCGCTGTACCTGGCCATCAACGGCACCATCTACGACGTGTCCAACGGGTGGCGCATGTACGGGCCCGGCGGCTCCTACAGCGTCTTCGCGGgctgcgacgcggcgcgcgcgtacGTGACGGGCTGCTTCGCCGAGGACCGCACGCCCGACCtgcgcggcgttgaggacATGTTCCtgccgctcgacgacgcggagacggacgcgcactggacggcggccgagctcgaggagctgcgggcgcgggagctcgaggcggcgcgggagaggGTGCAGAGCGCGCTCAAGCACTGGGTCGACTTCTTCGCCAACAGCAAGAAGTACCACAGGGTCGGGTACGTCAAGAGGGACAAGGACTGGCTGGACAAGACGCCCAAGAGGGAGCTCTGCGCGGGGGCCCAgcgcgggaggaggaagagaatCATCACCACCTag
- a CDS encoding uncharacterized protein (EggNog:ENOG503NXI2), with the protein MDVSSSLPGSPAGGGPLQAATPDRVNQRRESVMSALRNEGRDSSVHDKISQFNNLSVAMQSKQLERRTADAALKRAMVGREEAEAEIRRLKEEMRLLQKALQEGKERERRVGERLETVMENYGRAKETHAHTQALWEKEIRRARKENFKTQSNVVKIQEDLKSARSAVKILEENLEREKERSRTREQEAFTARYQIVGVQEQLEQALERIKLVEQERDAFKTAAKNEEVARIAAEGRLPLPKTEDPTDEFASPKKTTIKYTAGKEPRVSLSTMDIVSSAASEMEIEELTTQVLWERQRADRAQEMVDFLQAECQMHCCPCSKAKKRPSSSSPPQKRRRESVESPEPHEHAPEDCSRPSPQAVPSPPPRIEEPEPEPRPVKSKKEPRRSTIFCPREGIFRTVSEQVAEAMEAESVAREEEPAPRELDAQTLDPMDVETNPRMYARTPSVDPPTFALLSHDRTSLQSLLNAPHSGGDVSHSDSLPSIRNVPVVEEEEDEPAATAPLDHHISQRESPEPRPHTSATIYTVTTTQVPVRDDNASSTSSFSERLRTPSGVSNASFDHTNPALTPTMTREEALAKIRERRGRVRSAAQAAATGPRKASKGTDRRDVSAPTGKTAGRVRS; encoded by the exons ATGGACGTGAGCTCAAGCCTGCCGGGGAGCCCGGCCGGGGGAGGGCCGTTGCAGGCGGCTACGCCCGACCGCGTCAACCAGCGACGAGAGTCCGTCAtgtcggcgctgcgcaaCGAGGGGCGTGACAGCTCTGTGCACGACAAGATTAGCCAGTTCAACAATCTCAGCGTGGCCATGCAGTcgaagcagctcgagcgccggaccgccgacgcggcgctcaAGCGGGCCATGGTCGGacgcgaggaggccgaggcggagattCGGCGCCTCAAGGAAGAGATGAGGCTGCTGCAAAAGGCGCTTCAGGAGGGCAAGGAGCGCGAGAGGCGAGTGGGCGAACGGCTCGAAACGGTCATG GAGAACTACGGACGCGCCAAGGAGACGCATGCACACACCCAGGCCCTATGGGAAAAGGAAATTCGCCGCGCGAGAAAGGAAAACTTCAAGACTCAGTCCAACGTTGTAAAGATACAAGAAGACCTCaagtcggcgaggagcgccgtCAAGATACTAGAGGAGAATCTGGAGCGAGAAAAGGAGCGCAGCCGCACCCGGGAACAAGAGGCGTTCACCGCCCGCTACCAAATCGTCGGCGTGCAGGAGCAGCTGGAGCAGGCCCTCGAACGCATCAAGCTGGTCGAGCAGGAACGCGACGCATTCAAGACGGCTGCGAAGAACGAGGAAGtggcgcgcatcgccgccgagggccggcTCCCTCTTCCCAAGACCGAGGACCCGACCGACGAGTTCGCctcgccgaagaagacgacgatcAAGTACACGGCCGGCAAGGAGCCGCGCGTGTCGCTGTCCACCATGGACATtgtgtcgtcggccgccagcgagaTGGAAATCGAGGAGCTGACGACGCAAGTGCTGTGGGAGCGGCAGCGAGCGGATCGCGCCCAGGAGATGGTGGATTTCCTGCAAGCAGAATGTCAGATGCATTGCTGCCCGTgctccaaggccaagaagaggccctcgagctcgagcccgCCACAGAAGCGGCGCCGAGAGTCCGTTGAGAGCCCAGAGCCTCACGAGCACGCCCCCGAGGATTGTAGCCGTCCCTCGCCGCAGGCCGTGCCGAGCCCGCCTCCACGCATCGAGGAGCCTGAGCCCGAGCCACGCCCTGTCAAGTCCAAGAaggagccgcggcggagcACCATTTTTTGCCCTCGAGAAGGCATCTTCCGCACCGTCTCGGAGCAagtggccgaggccatggaggcggAGAGTGTGgcccgggaggaggagcccgcGCCACGAGAGCTCGACGCCCAAACTCTCGACCCGATGGACGTCGAGACCAACCCCCGCATGTACGCAAGAACTCCCTCTGTCGACCCTCCAACCTTTGCCCTCTTGTCGCACGACCGGACGTCACTCCAGTCGCTTCTCAACGCCCCGCatagcggcggcgacgtcagcCACAGCGACTCGCTCCCCAGCATCCGCAacgtgcccgtcgtcgaggaggaggaggacgagcccgccgcgacaGCACCGCTAGACCACCACATCTCACAAAGGGAATCCCCAGAGCCTAGGCCGCACACGTCGGCGACCATATACaccgtgacgacgacgcaggtgcccgtccgcgacgacaacgccaGCTCCACGTCGTCCTTCTCGGAGAGGCTGCGCACCCCGTCGGGCGTCAGCAACGCCAGCTTCGACCACACGAACCCGGCGCTCACGCCCACCATGAcgagggaggaggcgctcgcgaAGATCCGCGAGCGCAGGGGCCGCGTGAGgagcgccgcccaggccgcggcgacgggcccgcGCAAGGCATCCAAGGGGACGGACAGGAGGGACGTCAGCGCGCCGACCGGTAAgaccgccggccgcgtgcgATCCTGA
- the RPS25 gene encoding 40S ribosomal protein S25 (BUSCO:EOG09265SHL~EggNog:ENOG503P5PV~COG:J), whose amino-acid sequence MAPAAGAKKQKKKWSKGKVKDKAQHAVLLDKTTSEKLYKDVQSYRLVTVAVLVDRMKINGSLARQCIADLEEKGMIKPVVTHSKMKIYTRAVGGS is encoded by the exons ATG GCGCCCGCTGCTGGAGCTAAGAAGCAAAAGAAGAAGTGgtccaagggcaaggtcaaggacaaggcccAGCACGCCGTCCTTCTCGACAAGACCACCTCCGAGAAGCTCTACAAGGATGTCCAGTCTTAccgcctcgtcaccgtcgccgttcTCGTCGACCGCATGAAGATCAACGGTTCCCTGGCCCGCCAGTGcatcgccgacctcgaggagaAGGGCATGATCAAGCCGGTGGTCACGCACAGCAAGATGAAGATCTACA CCCGCGCCGTTGGCGGTTCCTAA